A region of the Methanomicrobiales archaeon genome:
GACGCCGTTCGCTCAGTTCGAAAACCCGTGTTACGAAATCTTCCACTGAGAAATCTACGGATTTTCCGCGCACCGTATTTCGCCATGCCAGTACATCGGGATAGGTAGCAGGATCGAGCTGGTGCATCACCGCACTCGCCCGGCCTATCTTCTCCGCACCGTTTCGCGCCTCCTCCCAGGGCACATCCTGATAGAGTTCATTATATGCAGCAAGGAAGTCGTCGTATCTTCCTGTTTTTTCAAGCCAGATTTCCAGTTCTGCTATATCAAAGTCCTTTGAGTATCCCAGATTTTCGAGCAGAGAACGGTACATCACCTCGGAAATCAGTTCTTTACCGCCTTTTCTTACATAACTCGTATTTGCGATATCGAACATGATGACTTTCGCTGGAATTCTGGCGTTGATATTGTCGATGTAACTGCTAATTCTCTGATCGTTGAATTTTTTCTTGAATAATTCGGAAGCGCTTGAACCGCAAATTTGGGGGTTGGAGAGTATTAGTCCGAGATTTTTAGCAAACGATGACTTTCCTGAGCCAAAGAAGCCAGAGATCCACAGACCCATCTTCTCGATCTTCTGGTGGGTCTGTGGACTTTTTGCTATGGCCACAAGCGTATCCGCAAGTTGTTCTTTGATATTATCAGTCGGGACGTATTCTGCTATTTCTTCATAGATCGTCTGTTCATCGTCCTGGTAGACTTTGATGATCTCCTCAATCTGCCGTGACAGATCTCGTTCAATTAAATCTTGAATCAGTTCCATGCTCTCCTCCAATTTTATCATCACAGGATTTCAACACGGTAATTGCCCATGGGTTCCCTGTCCCGCATATCCATGAAGCGAAGCCCTGTTATCCCATCCAGCGATCCGGGATAGAACAATATCGTCGGGACCATTGTTTTACCTTCTAGCTTATCCAGCAGCACGTGTACCTGATAGAGATCCGGTGCCATTGCTGCGACGTGGATAAGAAAGACGATATGAGTCTCAGGGTCGATGTTTTCGAGGCGTTTGGCGATCTTTTCGACGAGTGGGCAGCGGTCATTATCGGAGAAATACGTGATTATCTGATCCTGGGCCTCCAGGAATCCGGAATCCTTCTCAAGGTTTACAACTGCACTATATCCTTCGATCGGGTTCTGCTGTTCAATGGTTTCCAGTGACTCCCACAGGAGTTTTTCCATTGAAAGACAGACAATATGCTTTCCTTCGTTTTCCAGTTGAATCCCGATGTTTGTTATTAATCGCCGCAGCTTCCACTCATCGCTTGGAGCGTAGTGAAAGATCAGGAACGGCAAAGTATTGATAGCATTCAATTTCAGAGGTCGTTTTTTCAATTTTCGCTCAAGATCTGCGAATCTACTTTCGAGTGAGGACATCTGCATACTCCCTGAGTGATTTAGTGGGAAAATCGATTCGGATGACCGATCCTGCTCCATGATAATTCAACAGACCTTCTTGATGGCATTCGAGGAAAAATCGCTCTACTGACCGGGGGTTCAAGAAGAATAGACCCCAGTCGGGATGATTTACCAATTTTTCCCCTGGATTGCCTTCATTGTACAGGTACAAAGCAATAAACGCAAACGCCTGATTTGGGAGATAAAACGAGGCGATCTTTTTATTTGTCCCTCCTTCCAGAATGCCGAAATCGCGCAGTGTAGCCATGAGATGGCGTGTTACTATACTAATGGTGTTTTCTGACCACCGCGTTGTCGTTTTCCCTTCGTTGACAAACCTATAGATCTCTTGTTTCATTTCATCGGTGGTGACACTCATCTGTCCTCGCATTGCATAGGTTTCCAGGATCTTGGTTGTATCATAGAGCAATTTGTCTGCCTTTGCTGAAAAATAGAATAAAATCGGATGTAGTATCTCATTTGCGACGTTTTTCTTTACAAGATATGCCAGTGCAGATGCTATATCAAGGTCAAAGAAGTAACGTTGATGAAATATTTCGAGTTCATCATCGATCCGTGATCGTGATGATTTGCCGAATATGTTTTGCTCCCGAATGCGTGAAAAATTCTCTCTTACCGACGCACCCTCATCCCAAAATTCAAGAAGAGTCTTTGTATCGTCCAGTAGGGCTGTTGCTTTGATAATTTTCGAGGTGTATCGTGAGTGTCCAATTGAAGATATTCGGTTTGTTTTCTTCGGGGTACTCATTAAAAGGAGACTTCACTATGAAAATAGATAATTATAACTATTTGAGATGTTCATAAAACTACTTTCTAAGTTTGCTCGGTGCAGTATGCATTGTCAGCTCCTCTGTCTCCAATTCCTAGATCGAATCTGCATGGCTTCATCTACTAAAGGTTCTTCATACTTTTCTGCCGAACTTGTTCGCGTATCTTATGTTTTTAGATGACTTCAGTGTCTGAGTATGTTCCCGATAAGAGGTCTGGTAACCTACCTGGAAACGTGGCTTAGATGCACTACTCGTTAATTTCGGACACATATGTTAGAAAATCCAAAAAATCTAAATTAATTTGCATCAAACACCCTCCCCATGAGCTTTCTCGATAAATTATCAAAGACGCTCGACCTCTGGCTGTCGGATGAAGAAGAGGAAGATATCAACTATCAAAAAGGGGCGGATTTCGAGGCATAT
Encoded here:
- a CDS encoding DUF1788 domain-containing protein, coding for MSSLESRFADLERKLKKRPLKLNAINTLPFLIFHYAPSDEWKLRRLITNIGIQLENEGKHIVCLSMEKLLWESLETIEQQNPIEGYSAVVNLEKDSGFLEAQDQIITYFSDNDRCPLVEKIAKRLENIDPETHIVFLIHVAAMAPDLYQVHVLLDKLEGKTMVPTILFYPGSLDGITGLRFMDMRDREPMGNYRVEIL
- a CDS encoding DUF1819 family protein, with protein sequence MSTPKKTNRISSIGHSRYTSKIIKATALLDDTKTLLEFWDEGASVRENFSRIREQNIFGKSSRSRIDDELEIFHQRYFFDLDIASALAYLVKKNVANEILHPILFYFSAKADKLLYDTTKILETYAMRGQMSVTTDEMKQEIYRFVNEGKTTTRWSENTISIVTRHLMATLRDFGILEGGTNKKIASFYLPNQAFAFIALYLYNEGNPGEKLVNHPDWGLFFLNPRSVERFFLECHQEGLLNYHGAGSVIRIDFPTKSLREYADVLTRK